The stretch of DNA GAGGTGCAAAACGGTGTCTTTATTGCTGTCCTTGCTCATGGTGTACTCCTTGGGAGCTGCGTCTGATAAGGGCGCGGGCGGAAGGGCGGTATTTAACGGATGGGATCAGAATTCGGCGGATTGATCGGGTGCGTCCGGCAGGGGCGGCTCTGTTTCTGCCGCGCCAGCACGGAAGCGGAAGGTGCTTTCTGTCTGGTACAGCGGCCCGGTCTTACGGAGAATCGAGCGTGCCAAGACTGCGCTGCTCGCCTGCCAGCCGAGATCGAAGGTTTTGGGCGGCACACGCGGAGCCGGGCCTTTCTTGCGGGCCAGCGTGATGTGCGCCTTGAAGGGTTGCTCGTCGGTGGCGAGGCCCAGCGCAGCAATGCCTTCGCGCAGTTGCGCGGCCAGTTCTGCCAGCCCCTCGGCTTCCACTTTTACGAACCACACGCGGGGGCTGCCCTCATTGGGAAAGTAGCCTGTGCCGCGCAACCGCACGTCCAGCGTGGGCACATTCAGCGTCAGGTCGGCCCCCAACTTGCGCAGGTCGCCCAGGCGTTCGGGCGGCACTGCAGGCAGATACGCCAGCGTGACGTGCATCTGGTCGGCCCGCACCGCCCGCCAGTTGCCCTTCAGGAGGGCCTGCGTTTCGGCCAGCGGGGTAGAAATCTCGCGGGGCAGAGTGAGCGCATAGAACAGGCGCAGGCTGGGTTCGGGCGCAGGAGTCTCTATGCGTGCAGGACTGTCTGGACGGGGTTGGTTCTTATTCTGGGATTGCGGTTTCTGAGATTGCGGCTTGACGGCTGCGGAAGCTTGCGGCCCCCGCTTGGGAGCAGGCCGGGTCATGCCTGTACCTCGTCACGGGTTTGCAGACTGCGGAGGGCCAACGCCAGCGCCGCCATTGCTGCCCGTTCGCGCACCTGGGGGGCGTCGCCAGGCCAGTTCAGGTGAGCTGTTTTTTGCAGTTCACCCGTGTCCAGCGCAATGTAAGTTTGTCCGGCCAGTGCGCCTGCCGTGGCTGTGACCACCGCCAAGCCCACCGCCGCCCCCAGATACTCACGCGCACCGGCAGCCAGTTCGCGGGCCGCCTGCTCACTGACCACGCCGTATGCATTCAGCGTGACCGGAGTCAGACCCAGCGTAATCAGGCGGGCATGGTCTACGGTCACGGCAGCGTCCAAGAAGTTGGGGGCATCGGCCAAAGCTGCACAGACCGTGCCGCCACTGCCTGCCTCTATGACGCCGAGGGTGCGGGTTCCTAATGCCCTGGTGAGCACCGAGGCCAAGGTGTCGCCGTCCTCGCCCCAAGTCCAGCGGGCCAGGAGGCCGCGTACCTGTTCCAGCACGGGAGCAGCCAACGCTTCAGCTTCCTGCGGGGTGGGCGCACTGGCCGCCACACGTACATCCACACCCGTTTTGCGGGCGTAGGTGGCGACGCTGGGGTTGGCCTGCCGGGTCAGCGCCCCCAACAGTTCCGCCACGTTACTTTCCCCGATGCCCTGCGTGTGCAGCGTTACGGCATGGAAGGCGCGGGCGGGCAAGGGCAGACGCGGCAAGACTTGCTCGCGCCACATGCGGTGCATCTCGAAGGGTGGGCCGGGGAGGGCGACGATCAGTTTGCCCGTACTCGCTCCGCTCGGAGAGTCGGGGGCGGCCCCGACCCCCACGGGCAGCACCCGGACAAACCAGCCGGGAGCCGTTCCCACCGGATTTGCCAACGCTTCCGCGCTGGGAATCAGCCACGCCTGCTTGCGGTTCACTTCGGGCATAGCGCGGCCCCGGCTTTCGTACAGGCCGCGCAGGTGCGCCATCTGCTCTGGATCTTCGGTGGGAGTCTCGCCCAGCGCGGCGGCAATAGCCTCGCGGGTCAGGTCGTCGTCGGTGGGGCCGAGGCCGCCGCCCAGAATCACCAGATCGGCCCGCGACAACGCCAACGTAATGGCGTCCGTCACGCGGCCAAGGTTGTCTCCCAACACAGTTTTGCGGTGCAAAGTGACCCCCCTTTCCGCCAGTTCGCGGGCCAGGAACGCGGCATTGCTGTCGACGATTTCGCCCAGCAACAGCTCTGTTCCGACACTGATAATTTCTGCTAGCAGCATAACCACCTCACGCAAGTATAGGTCAAAACGAAACGAGATGCCAGTGCTGCCACCTGCAATGAGGGAGCAAGGGTAGACGGAATGGGGGGGAAACAAGGACTCACCCGACGAGTGTAGGCCGGGGCAGGTTGCTGGTGCCTGTGCTGTGGGTTCAGGCGAGCAAGGAAAAGCTGGCGATGAAGGACTGAGGCGGCCAGAGCAGTTGCCCTGCCCTTAGACCCTTGACCCTTGACCCTTAGACTTCTCTTCCACTCGCCACACTCGGCAACACGCCCCCGCTTTGGCCGATGCTCTAGGCTATACGCCATGACCCTCTGGACGCCGCCGCCCGCGCCACCGTTTTGGCCTGCTTTCGGCCCCGACCCGGCCCTGCTGCACCGCCTGACCCGCGACCTGACGCCCACGCGGGCGCAGCATCTGGCGATCCTGACGCCGCAGGGCATCACGGCCAACAGCGCGGCGCTGGCCGGAGCCCTGCGCTTTCACCGCTTCCCGCTGCACCCAGTAACGGGGCTCCCCATGCAGGCGGCAGACGACGGCGGCTTGTCTGGATTATTGGGCGGGTTGGTGCGTTCCCTGACCCCCGGCAAAGACGACGCAGCGGGCAAAAAAGGCGTGGCCGTCCACTGCCGCGACGAGAAGAGTGGGCCGTACCGCCGCGTGTATTCCAAGCCTGGTTATGCCTACCAGGACAGCACGATGTACCTGCCCAGCGACGTGAAGGGCGAGATGAAAGAGGAAAAAGAGGCCGGGCACGGCGACACGGCGTTTATTTATGTGGGCGGCTGGGGCAGCAAGGGCGGCGCGGTGGACGCCGGATTTCAGCACGGGCGCTATCTGGGCGGGCCGCAGGACGACTGGGCACCGTTCTTTCTGGTGCAGCAGATGGGCGGCCCCAGCGCCATTACCCTGTCGGACGAAAAGCAGGCCGGGGGCGCACCGTGGCGGCTGCTGGCAGGCCAGGAAGCGCAACTGACCTTCTGGGTCACACAGGATGCCGACCTGACCGTGCTGAGCATGAGCATGCAGGGCGAGACCAGCAAAGACCGCGCGCCGGCCACCCTGACGCTGCGTGCGCCGATAGATGCCCGATTCGGCTGGAGCGCCGAGGGCGGCGCAAATATCCTCAAGCGCATGACCACCATCGGGCAGAAGTACGGGCAGCAAAACCTGAGCACCGGCAGCTACATGAAAGGCGTGCGCTGGCAGGACAGCCGAATCGGGCAAACGGAAGCCGACGCCGGGGCCTGGGTGGCCGAGCAGACCGGCGGCTACTGCACCTTTCCGAGTAACGATGCCGGGGCCGAAGAAAGCCTCCGCAGCGACGGGCAGGGGCCGAAGTGGTCTATTCAGTTTCAGGATGCGGGCAATGAAACCGGCAGTATTTTCCTGAAGTAGGGGCAGGGTCAAGCTGGCTCTGAGCTATAGGCCATGAACACCACATTTCTTTTGTTCTCTCCGAGGTGCCCCAATGACTGCACACCCTTTTTTTGCTGTTCTTGCCCTCGCTTTGGCTGGAACGGCGCAGGCCACGCCCTTGCCCCTCAATCAGGCTCCTGTCGTCGTGCGCTTTGAAAATCTGGCGTGGGTCAACGCCCTGACTGCGCTGCCCACCCTGCAAAACGGGCGCGTGCTGGTGCCGCCTGCCGAAGCCTGCGACCTGCTGGCGCTGACCTGCACCACGCAGGCCATGACCCTGACCGCTGCGGGCCAAGCCATCTCTCTGACCCGTGTGGGCGGCGCACTCATGACGCCCCTGGCCTCTCTGGTGCAATTGGCGGGCCAGCGCATCGGCTGGAATCCGGCGGCGCGGGTGGCGACCATTTACGGCGGCGCAGGCACCGGGAACCCCAACGGCGCAGGCTGGCGCAGCGCCCTGAACGAAATTACGGCCCGCACCACGCCCGGCGTGAAAATCTATGCTGGCCCGATCAGCGTAACCACTGGCCTGCGCCAAAGTGGAGTGCCCACCGTGCCGATGACCCTGAATACCCTGCAACCGCTGAGCGAACTGACCCTGATCAGTAAGGCGGGCAATACACTGTCCATTACGGGAAGTTTGGTTCCGGGCACGGTAGACGTTCCCAATCCCTTTCAGGGCTGCCCACCCGGTCAAAGCTGCACCTTGCCCAGCCGCCGAGACGCCCTGTGGACGCTGGCCTACGCGACGTTGCGCTAGGAGAACAGCGTTCAGAAATATAAGCCTGCCCGCTCTCTCCTCTCAGGGAAAGCGGGCAGGCTTATATTTAAATACTTGAACTCAGGCCGTGATGATATCGATCTGGGCAGGCGCACGCACGCGGCGGCGCACGCCCTGCGAATAGTCGGTCAGATCACTCAGCAAATCGCTGACGCCTACGCGCAAGAGGTACTGACCACCGGGCAACGGGGCCAATGCTAGGAAGGGAGCGCGGGTCAACGTGTCCAGAATGCTGGTCAGTTCGGCGGTATTCACGCCGCTGCCGAGGCGTTCGGCCAGGCGGTTCATGCTGACGATGCTGTGCGGGGGCTGCTGAGACAGCGTGAGCAACACGAAGGTAAACGCGCCGCGCTGGGCGAGGTGGGCGCTGACCAGTTCCGCAATGCTGGCGGCACTTTCCAGATCCATATTGCCCGCACGCCAGTAGCCGCGCAGGTCGATGGCGCTGATAGGCGCAAGGCGGGCGTGTTCGACCAAGGCGGCCAACGCTTCTTCGGTCAAGCGGGGAACACCTGCGGGAGGGCGTTCCTGTTCGGTGGTCAGCAGGGCGCGGTGCAGGTCGGTTACCCTCGCTGCTTCCTTCCAGGTGGCCTGAGCCATGGCCGCCAGCGTAGGTGCAATCAGTACCGTGTAGCTGTGCTGCGGCCCCAAATCTGCCGTCAGGCGCAACAGGCCGCCGCCCGGATGATCAAGGCGGTATCCGGTCAGGCGGGCGAGTTCCGTGACCATGCCTTCGGGAGTGGTGGGCAGGGGCGGCAAGCTGGAGGGCGCGGGCTGCTGCACCGCTGGAGCCGCTTTGATCTGGATCGGGCTGGAGTCGGTGCTGCTCTGCACGCCGTTTCCGTTGACGTACCCGTTCGTGTATCCGTTGTTCCCGCTGCCATTGCTGCCGATGACCGCGCCGTTCAGACCGCTGCGGGTGGGGGTGATTCTGACCGTGTTGCTGGCCTGGGCCTGTACCGCTTGGGCCTGCATCTGTCCAGCCTGTGCCTGTCCAACTTGGGCCGTGACCAATTGGGCGGTCAGGCGTTCGGTGGCCGGAAGCTGCACCGGGGCAGCCCCTTCTCTGAAGTCTGCCCGCGACTCTGGCTGTGCTGCCGCTTTCGCTTCGCCCCTGGCCTCAGTTCTGGGGCTCTCGGTTCTGGCTTCAGAGCTTTCGCTGCGGCTTTCCGTCCGGGCCTGCTCAGTCTTGACCTGTTCCAGTTTGGCCGCGTCCGCTTCGGCGTCGATTCGCTCCATGCGCACTTCCCGCACATGGGGCGTAGAGGACACGACCACCCGGCGCGATTCGGGGGTTTTGGGCAGCGTGCGTGGTGGCGGCTGCGCGGCGTGGGGCTTCACGATGGTTTCCACCTGATAGCGCGAGGGCGCGAGGGCAGTGAGCATCAGCACGTCGTTTACACCCAGATGCTGGGCGTGGTACAGGCCGCCCAACCCCCATACCCGGCCCCGCTCGCGGTCAATCTGCACCGCGTGTTCCTGGCCCCGGTCATCTACAAATTGCGCCGGGCCACTCTGAGGAAAATGGCCTTCGATGTACTTGGCAAGGCGTAAGCTGCCTTCTTGCAAACAGGGCCGGGTAATGATGTAACGCATTGATTTCATGCGGAGTTCCTCCGTTACAAGCGGCCCCGATTGACTCGGAGTCGCAGATCATGCAATTTAATTTGTTCTTAAACTAGCAGAAGAATGGCCCTGTCAAGCGCAGAAGCAGGGTTTGTCAGTAAGTCAGGGCAATCTGTTGAGAGGTTTTGCTCATGACCTCTAGAACAGATCTAAGCTCAAGTTCAGATGAAGTACATGAAGTCTGGCCCTGTACAGGCATCCTTCTTCCTTCACGGCCCCAAAAACGCTGCCACAGACGCACAGAATGAATATGGAACGGATATGGTAGGCACATGACTGCCAACCCACAAGCGACGGCCCTCAGTTTGGTGCAGCAGTACTACGCCGCCTTCAATGCCGCCGACCCAGCGGGAATGCTGGCGCTACTGAGCGAGGACGTGCGCCACGACATCAACGAGGGCGAGACGCAGATTGGCTGCGACACCTTCCGGGCCTTCCTGGCCAAAATGGACGCCCATTACCGCGAGCAGGCCGCCGATCTGGTGGTCATGGCGAGCGCAGACGGCACCCGCGCCGCCGCCGAATTCATCATTCACGGGGAATACCTGAAGACCGATGCGGGCCTTCCCCAGGCCGCCGGGCAACGCTACATGCTGCCTGTGGGCGCGTTTTTCGAGGTGCGAGACAGCGGGCATGGCCCCCGGATTTCCCGCGTGACTAACTACTACAATCTGGCCGACTGGACACGGCAGGTGGGCGGCTGAGGCCTGTGCTTTCTGAGCAACCCATCACGGTTCTTCCCGCTACAGGTGAGGATTTGCGGGCCGCGCTGCCAGAACTTGCGCGGCTGCGGCAAGAGGTCTTCCGGGCCTTCCCCTACCTGTACGAGGGCGACGCGGAGTACGAAGAAACCTACCTGCGAACCTACCTGAACGCGCCGGGCGCAGTGGTGGCCTTGGCGCGGGAACCCGGCGGGCGAGTGGTGGGGGCCAGCACCGCCCTCCCGTTGCAGCAAGAAACGCCAGAGATTCAGGCTCCCTTTACGGCCCCGGAGTTTGACCCGGCAGACGTGCTGTATCTGGGCGAAAGCGTGCTGCTGCCAGAGTTCAGGGGGCGCGGGCTAGGCCATCAGTTTTTTGAAGTGCGAGAAGCCCATGCCCGCGCTCTGGGCCTCG from Deinococcus sp. QL22 encodes:
- the thpR gene encoding RNA 2',3'-cyclic phosphodiesterase, with translation MTRPAPKRGPQASAAVKPQSQKPQSQNKNQPRPDSPARIETPAPEPSLRLFYALTLPREISTPLAETQALLKGNWRAVRADQMHVTLAYLPAVPPERLGDLRKLGADLTLNVPTLDVRLRGTGYFPNEGSPRVWFVKVEAEGLAELAAQLREGIAALGLATDEQPFKAHITLARKKGPAPRVPPKTFDLGWQASSAVLARSILRKTGPLYQTESTFRFRAGAAETEPPLPDAPDQSAEF
- a CDS encoding CinA family nicotinamide mononucleotide deamidase-related protein → MLLAEIISVGTELLLGEIVDSNAAFLARELAERGVTLHRKTVLGDNLGRVTDAITLALSRADLVILGGGLGPTDDDLTREAIAAALGETPTEDPEQMAHLRGLYESRGRAMPEVNRKQAWLIPSAEALANPVGTAPGWFVRVLPVGVGAAPDSPSGASTGKLIVALPGPPFEMHRMWREQVLPRLPLPARAFHAVTLHTQGIGESNVAELLGALTRQANPSVATYARKTGVDVRVAASAPTPQEAEALAAPVLEQVRGLLARWTWGEDGDTLASVLTRALGTRTLGVIEAGSGGTVCAALADAPNFLDAAVTVDHARLITLGLTPVTLNAYGVVSEQAARELAAGAREYLGAAVGLAVVTATAGALAGQTYIALDTGELQKTAHLNWPGDAPQVRERAAMAALALALRSLQTRDEVQA
- a CDS encoding ketosteroid isomerase-related protein; protein product: MTANPQATALSLVQQYYAAFNAADPAGMLALLSEDVRHDINEGETQIGCDTFRAFLAKMDAHYREQAADLVVMASADGTRAAAEFIIHGEYLKTDAGLPQAAGQRYMLPVGAFFEVRDSGHGPRISRVTNYYNLADWTRQVGG
- a CDS encoding GNAT family N-acetyltransferase is translated as MLSEQPITVLPATGEDLRAALPELARLRQEVFRAFPYLYEGDAEYEETYLRTYLNAPGAVVALAREPGGRVVGASTALPLQQETPEIQAPFTAPEFDPADVLYLGESVLLPEFRGRGLGHQFFEVREAHARALGLGVTAFCAVQRPQFHPARPADDRPLNAFWTARGYTERPDLHTQMTWRDVGQEQETAKEMRFWVKRL